Sequence from the Saccopteryx bilineata isolate mSacBil1 chromosome 6, mSacBil1_pri_phased_curated, whole genome shotgun sequence genome:
cacgaagttcaaaatattttggataaaattaagtaagcctaggggcctacttgtatttttcatttctctagcatcctagctagatattagcttagttaacagcagttgtgatgcgaactacagtttctggtcgttttgtgacactgagtaaactgcatgtacgattgtgcttgttgtactgatttttttttgttttcgactgcagtgagaaaagtgttgcgtaacagttgccttttgtagacctagtgcggcccgccgaacggctgtgatcttgctctgtggcccacatgctgagttgagtttgagacccctgccttagactgaGGCGGCCAGACTGGCCCGGGCTGGCTGCAAGGCCCCCAGGCTGGCTGGGCCTACAGGGTAGAGGGCACCTGCACAGATGTTGGACCCAGCCTGTCCCATCCCACAGTAGGCCAGTTCTGGAGCGCATCTGTATGGAGCCCCTGGGAACCCTGTTAGCCCTGTCTTTTCTCTGCAGTGAGGAACTTGCGGAACTTTGTGAGGAGTCACCTGGGGAACCCTGAGCTGCCCTTCCACCTGTGTGAGTGCTGCTCCTATACCTGCTCATGCTTCCCAGTTCCGAGCTTTTCCTATAAAAACAGCATGGGGCAGGATGAGTCTGGGGATGAGGGGAGTTGGGGAAGGTAGTGGCTTTTGCCCCAATTTGGTGTCCCTGCAGCCTCTGCTTCCAGTCTGGCCTCCCAGCCTCTGAGAGCTCTCGGGTAGGGGGTGCTGGTCTTTCTTGGAGAGCATCTGGGGGTGAGGGCTAGGGTCCCTGCATGAGTCTGCTCCAGGTCACTTCCCGCACCCAAACCCCTCACCAGGGTTTTTGCCACAGCAGAGAGGTGGGCAGAGGGTTGTGGGCTGAAGGTTCTTCCAAAATACCCCCAGCTGAGGCTGTATGGGCCTTGAGGCCTCTCTTCTCTGGGGAGCAGGGGCAAGGCCTTCCTCATGAAGACAATGATCTCTTCACAGTCATCACTCCTCCAAAAACCATCCTGGATGACCACACACTGACCCTCTTTCAGGTACTGGCTGTCTTGCTTTTGTGGGGGCTGGGCTACTGGGGCCACTCTGCAGGGTGAGGTCAATGTCAGAAGATGGATGCTTTGTGGATGCCGACTGAGGGTACACAGTGCCTCTAAAGTTGGCCCTGCgacttcccagcctcctctgCTTCCTGCCCTGAGGGGGTGGGCTCAGGGGCTGCTAAGCTCCCTACCCTGGGTCTGGGTGAGCAGGAGCCCAGAGGCAGGGCAGCTGGGGCAGTTACTGAAGGGTCATGGGTCAGAGACCTCACTATAAGTGGCTGGCTATCCACGAGGCCCCTGGGATGCCAGCTGCTGGGAAGGTGTGGCCCTGGGTTCAAGTGTCTGCAACTGACCTGGTTCCCTGCCTTTCCTGTGCTGGGCCCTTTCACATTGGGCCCTCCTGACCCCCCTGTCAGCCCCGGAACTCCTGGTGAGGGTAAGGATGAGGGTTAGGAGTGTTGATCCAGCACCCTGCTGGGCTGCCTTCCAGAGCCAGGAGGAATGTCCTGTCCCTTTGCCTGGGAGGGCAGCCTGGGgcctccccagccccaggcctaATGGTTTCCTCTTCAAAGTCTCTTCAGATATTTTAATTACTAACAGAGGCCAGCCCTTGTTAAGTGGCCCGCAGGCCCTGCAAGGTCTGAGTTGGGGCTGTCCAGTTGTGGGGAGATGGGACAAGACCAGGCAGAGAGCTGGATGCTCACCAAGGAATAAAGTCAAAGTGGCGGGAGCCCAGCCTGGGCCCCTCCTCAGCCCCAGGATCCCTGAAGGTACtgagtctctttcctccctccccaccattTTCCTCCCAGCCAGTCTGTTGATGCACACTGGATTTGGAAGGTGCTTTGGGATGGAGGGGGACCAGCTCCCTGACCtcttgcaattaggagccctggGTGCTGCCTGTCCCGCCCATTCGGCCTGATTCCTAGTGACACTCTGCCCTAAGCTACCGGCAGCCGTCTCCTTTCATCCATCAGCTTGGCCTGTAGCTGCAGGGCCTCCAAGAGGGGTGGCAACACTACCCAAGATCACAGCTGGCAGGACTCAGAAAAGGaagcctcccaccctccctcgGGTGAGCAGCGCGGAAGCTCCGCTTTCATGTCCCTTGGCAGGGCTGCCCTTTGGCTGCCGCCTGCCTGGGAGGCTGCCTGGGGGCCTGCCCCATGTTCTAGAGAGTGACAGCTCAGGGTAGGTGTAGGGGATGGCAGCCCAGCTGCCCTGTCTATAGGACCAGGAGTGTTTGGTGGGAGAAGCTGGGGGTGTGGAGGAGTCGTCAGTGGGCAAAAAGTCCCCCAGTATCCCATATCAAGCCTACTTCCTGGGCCTGAGCCCTCTTTGGTGCTGGTGCTGCCCCCACCCACCACCTTGTTCTGGACCTAGGCATCATTCTGAATGGCTCCTGAAGACCCCATCACAAACTGTGCTGATCCCCTCGGCCTGAGCAGAGGGGTAGACCCTTCCTGCTCATGGTCCTAATGGTCTGTGCTGTTCAGTCACCACTGTTTGGTTGGGATCTCAGAGATGCAGACCAGTGGGGAGGGGACTTTTGACAGGTGCCAAGAGGAGGCATCAAGCCTTGCAGCCCCCAGATGGCCCTGCCCCACTGGGAGGGATTAGATGAGGTCCTGTGAAATAGCAACATGTCATCACATGAGGTGCTGTGAGGGTGGTCCCAGCACCTGGTAGTTCTGGCCGTTCCGCTGAGTCAGGGTCTGGCCACACTGGGAACGGTTGGGCACTGTCCTCCCCATGccctcttcctgctcccccctagCCATCCCCCAAGGGATTTAGGGCAGCACGTACCAGTGAGGCTTTGACTGCAGTGTCACAGTTGGGTTTTCAGGGTGTTACAGCCCTTGTTTGTGTCCCTCAGTTTTGGCTGTGGTCTGTGTTCCTGGGCCTGGCATTTGAAGTTTCTATTAATACTCCTTATTGCGACTCCCAGAGCTCAGAATTGGATCCGGAGCTCGGAGTTGCTCAGTTGACAGCTATGGCCCCTGCACTGAGGGCTAAGAACACAGATCCTCAGGTGGGGTCATTGCCCTGCCTTGGCCAGCTTTGGGACTGCAGCCATGGTCCTCAGGTGCAGAAGTCGATTGGGGGCAGGTTGCAGGATGTTGACACTGAGGGCTGTGGGGCATTACCTGCAGCCCTGATTCTGTACCACAGTCCAGTCTTCTGCCCTGGGGGCCTCCAGAGGTGTGTCTGGGCTGGGTGACCCAGCCTCATCACATACCTGTGCAGGTGTGGTCAGTTTCTGAGCAGAAACCCcttgccaccccaccccccccaccctcccacagaTGGGGGCTTAGGAGAGATGCAGTTTCTGGACTTCCAGGGAGGGATGTGGCACCCTGATGCAGAGCCCATCTGGCAGGAGGGGCCGGCCCAGTCAGGGAACCTGTGTATGGCTTTTGGGGTCTTGGCTGGTGTACTCATAAAGGCAGCAGACCTGGGCAGTACCTCTCAACGCAGGACTCCCAGTGCAACTTGGTTCCAGGAGCCCCCACTGCACATGCTAAGAGTCCCTCAGAGCTGGTCTCCATCTAGCTGCTCTGTAGGTCTAGGTTCTTCCCCTCAGCCTGAGGGCAGCCCACCTGGCTGCCCCTACAGACCCCCAAGCCCTATGTTCTTTAGGCAGTACAGTTGAGGGAGAGGAGTGCAAGGTTCCCTGAGTAAGGGCTGGTGGCCACCCTTGCCTCATAGGCCCCTTTGGCCATCTTCTTTTCCTGTACCCACACCATGCAGTTCTGACCTGTGGGCCTACTGCAATCTCTTAAGATGTGGGGTTGGGGGGTATCCAGGCCTAATTGCTATCTTCAGGAGGGGGAAGAGATGATTAAAATGCCAGTGCACGCAGTACAAAAGCTTCCTGTTCAGCTGGTGCTTGGGGCTGGCCCGAGAAGTCCCCTGTGGTCCAATACCCCAACCTGGGCTTGGTGCCATAAGAGGggccacagcctgacctgtgctggggcagtggataaagcgtcaacctggaacactgaagtcactggtttgaaaccatgggcttgcctggtcctggtacatatgggagttgatgcctcctgcttctccttttctctttcctctctaaaataaatcaagtcttaaaaaaaagaggggccAGAGCTTCTGGGGGTTGGGCAGTGGAATCCACTGTTGGGAGGGGTTGCTGAGTGCCTCCAGGTGCAGCCTGCACAAGGCCACCATGGAAGTGGGGTGCAGCCCACCCTGCCCCTCCTACGGGTCTCTGCCTGTGGTATTCACCTGGCTCCTGAgctcccctctgccctccctgcagGCAAATCTCTTCCCTGCTGCTCTGGTGCACTTTGGAGCTGAGGAGCCAACAGGTGAGCAGGAACCCCTAACTCTGCTGATCACTACCAGCCCCCAGGGTACCAGCAGAGCAGCCTCAGGGAAGCCCAGAGGAAGCCGAAGCTTCCTCTGATCTGGAAGGGAGACCCGGGGCCTGACACCCCCTCCACATACACACTACTCCTGGGGGGCTTCAAGACAGCCTCCTGCCCAGTTCATGCCCCCTCCCAGAGCAGAGCAGTTGTGGGTGgattccccttttcttcctccatgACCTGAAGGTGGGCTGGGCCTCCTGTAGGCCTCTACCTGGAGCCCAAGCTACTGGAACATACCGTCTCCCCATCTGCGGCCAACGTCCTGGTGGCCAGGTGAGTGCCTGAGGCAGGTGGGAATGCCCAGGGGTTTGGGACAGCTCACGGCTGCAGTGCCTGCAATCGTGTGCCTTGGCCTCTACCTGCAGGTGCATGTCCAGGGCCACCATGACCCCACCCTCACTGCCAGTTTCTGACCCTGCACCCCTTGAGTCTGAGGCAGCTGCTGAGCAGGATGCAATGGGGCCCCCTGAGCCCAGCTGTGGGACAGCCCAGCCCTTGAGAAGGGATCTGGGCAAGGTGCCTAAATGGTTAAAGCTGCCAGGTACtaggggtggtgtgtgtgtgtgggtgtctcAATGGGAGGGGCTATTGGGCAGGATCCCAGGGTCCCCAGTTCACCCTAGTATGTTGCATTGCAGCCAGCAAAAGGTGAGAGCTGTCAACAGAGCTGCACACTCGGCAAGTGACAGGACCGCTCCCTGAGTGCAAATAAAGACTTGAGCCATCATCTGAGACCCTCCTGTTGTCTTTCTCCAGAAAAGGGCCCCTATAATCCTGTCCTGGCCACCTGCTTACCCAGAGATCCCAGGCACAGGCCTCCAGTCCTTCCTGATCCCGGAACTGGCCAATCCTGCAGCCTGGCTGGACCTTCGTGTGGCCAGGATCCCCTTGCTGCAACCGTGTTCTCATTAACAAGGGCAGGGCACAGGTGTCCTCTCGTGGCTGCTTCCTCTGAGAACACAGTGTGGGGACAAGAGCCTCCAGGCATGGCCTGACACAGGAGGGCACCCTAGCCCCTAGCATGGAGGGGAGGAAGGTGTTCCCCATCCTATAGGGTGGGGCTGGCAGGGCCTAGCCTGGGGTTTCCTGCATGCCCTCACCATCTGAGGCACTTCAAAGTGGCTGTGGGGCACGGTTTCTGGCACTTGTCACCAGCGTCTCTCTTCAGGTCTAATTATCTCCACATGTTCCCAGCGCTTTGAAGCCCAGAGACTCCCTGAGGgtgtgagggaggaggggggggggcagaggcatGGAAGGGGTACAGGAACGGGCCAGCGTGCCAAATTAGGAATGGAGGGCTTGTCTCCCAACCCATGCCATCCTCGGGTGTGGGACGGGTGATCCTGGCAGATATAAGGGCTGAGGCTGCCTCACAGGTCTTTCCAAGGCTTTTCTAGTCCCCACGGCAAGTGAGAATGGGCTCAGTGCAGGGTAGCTTGTCCCACCTGGATGTACCTTTCCAGAGGGCCATGGGCTGTGGTTGTGTGTCCACAGTTGCTTGGCCCAGAGCCCTTTAGGTGTTTTCCATTTTGGGTACTGTTGAAGCAGCTTTTGGGTAAAGGGATGTGGGTGCTGCAGGGTGGGGTGAAGTTGGGGGTTGGGTGAGCCCTGGAAGCCCCGAGCACAGCCAGACCTAAACCCTGCTTCTAGTGGGTCCCAGGCAGCAGTCTCCAAGGTGAGTGTGGCTGACCTGCCAGTCCCTAGCACTGCTATTGGTCAAGGATGGGCCTGGCAGCTGGTCTCCAGGTCCCACCCACCCAAGCATCCGCCACCAGCAGGCCCTTCCCACAGATATTTCTGGGCTTGCCTGCCAGCCAGTGGCAGCCCCACAACCAGGCTGCCCCAAGACAGGAGCACCATCTCCAGGCCGGTGGCCATGTGCATGTGCTTGGATCTCACCAGCCTAGGGCAGAGAGCACACAAATGCTGTTCTGTCCTTTCTCAGCTTTGTGTTCTTCCTACCAAAATGGATGGGGGCcttggccggctagctcagcggtagaccgttggcctggcatgtagaagtcctgggttacattcctggccagggcacacaggagaagcacctatctgcttctccaccctttcccctctcctttctctctctctccccctcccacagccaaggctccattggagcaaagttggcccaggtgctgaggatggctccatggcctccatgtcaggcactagaatggctcaggttgcaacagagcattgccccctggtgggcatgctgggtggatctgggtcaggtgcatgctggagtctatctgcctcccttctcacttcagaaaaatacaaaaaataaaacaaaaaaagatggatAGGGGGATTTGGCTTTGaagcaatttgactttgggtgattgaaGGCAACATGGAGGCTTCTCCTGAGAGAGACTGctttgaatttattggtgttgctctgtaaaaacaaacttACAGCTCAGGGAGGCATCTTCTGACAGAGCATTGCATGGTTAGGAGGTTACACACCAGCTTTGAAGTTATTGGCAGGACTGTGCAGCTCGGCTTGTCAGTAGAGAACATGGCCCCCACTTCTGCCACACCATGGTCCCTCCAGGCCATCAGCAGAGCAGAGGAGGGCCTGAGATACAACAGCACATTTGCTGGGACCTGGCCCAGGTTTAGGGCAGGAGGAGCACCTTGGGGATCAGCAGCGTCTTCCCTGTCTATAGCCAGAGGCCACAGAAGACACAGGGCTGGGTTGTGAGACAGGTGGCCTTGGTGAAGGTGGAAACCCCTAGAAGTCCAGAAGCTGTGGGGAGAGGAGCACTCAGCCTGAGTGTCAGCTCACCCTCACACCTCAACCTGACCCTGCTCCCAGAGGGTTGGGCAGGGGACAGACACCACCAGGGCCACCTACCAGCTGAGGCAGCACCTTCTCCAGCTGGTTCACATCTACACAGGCCAGGTCCTCTGCCTGGGACTGCTGGACACTGCGGATAGCTGCTTCTAGCATGACACAAGGAAAGTGAGAGGTGTATGAGGCTGGAGGGCCTCAGCTGCAGCTGTTCCCCTATGTGTGCCAGCAGCTCAGAAAGCCAGTGGGGCCTCTGAAACGGAGCTTTCCAAGGACACAGCCTAAAAGGCGCTTGTGGGAAAATGGGAAAAACATACATCCTGGTTTTCCCACTGGGAAGTGAAATGCAAAAGGGACCACTCACCCAAGACGAAGATCTTCAGCAACTCCGCCATGAGCAGCAGTGCATCCCCGCTGACTGCAGGGTGGAGGGGAACAGATCAGGGCACCTGCTCCAGCAACCTTGGCCAAGGGCTgctatctcccccaccccaccctacccccacttCCTTCTTGGCTCATTCTTACACCCAGGCCCCCATAGAGCTGGCAGCCCCAGCCACCCTGTCCTGCCCCCAGGCTGGTGCCCACACCTTTGGTCTTGTCGTCCTTGAAATGTAGGTGCAGCAGCTTGCTCACCAGTTCCTGAGGGACCAACAGGACAGTGACTCACAGGCCCTGACCCTACCCCTACCAGACTGCTACAGATCCCTTAGGCATTTAGTTCTGGATGAGTAGTAGTTGTGATTTCTGGCATAAACACCCCGTTTCCTAGGGCCTCTCCCAAGGTGCGAAACTGGGTAGATGGTGGGAAAACCTCCCTGTGGATGCCTCTAAGACCAGAAGTTAGACACAGGTGATAGACAGGTGGGAGCAGCCCAGGTGCCAGCCAGCCCATCCCTCTGGGACTGCAGTCTTCCAGGATTCCAGGGTAGTCTGTGCTCCACCTCAACCCTAGGCCAAGACACCACCACCCTCACTGTGGCCTCCTCATAAGTCTGTCCATGCCAACAGCACCAAATAGTTTGTGGCAGACCCTGCTCTGGGTGCTGGGTCAGCTCTATCTGCGATCTCTCCCTGCAGCCTATGACTGTAACAGGATGGGCACTGTGAGTTTGGGGCCAAGGAACAGAGCTCGGGTGTATTTGTGGGGCTTCCTGACACACATGAATGGGACATGGGTGGTTCCAGGCCAAAACTCAAGGCAGGGGCTTAAGCCCCCAAAGGATGAGGCTAATCTGCAGAGATGGCAGCTATGGACAGAGATGGATTCTGGGGATCAGGGACTCAGGAGCTCAGGTTGGCACATGTTGAATGAGGGACACACATCAGACACCCAAACAGTGCAGCCAGGTAGGGGGGCTGGAAGTGAGAGAAAGGCCTTCCAGAAGGTTGGAACTGGCCATGAGGATTTGAGACATAGCCAGGTTGCCCACAATAAGGGCCAGCAGGAAGAGGCTGCAAATCAGAGGCTAGCAGAGTACCAAGAGAAGTGGGAGGACAGTTGTAGCAGGCACCCAGGAGCTCAGAAATGGGGTGTCTTATAGTAATGGTGAGAAGGAACCACCAGACCTCCAGTCTTAGCCACCGGAGGTCACAGAGCTTCACCCAGCATGGCTCAGCAGAGGCCAGGATAAGAGTGGAGTGGACACCAATGATGCCAAAGTTCAAAGGATAAGAACCTCaaccagcctgatctgtggtggcacagtggataaagcatcaacctggaaatgctgaggtcgccggttcgaaaccctgggcttgcctgatcaaggcacatatgggagttgatgcttccagctcctcccccctgtctctctctcctctctctctctcctctctaaaatgaattaaaaaacaaaacaacaaaaaaaaaccttaaccAGTCTCTAGGGGAAGCCATAACAGCCTCACTCTCCAAGTGGAGACCATGTAAGCTTGGTGCCACCTGCTGGTCTTGCTGCTTACCAGGTAGGTACCAGGAAAGGCCCAAAAGGCtctactgcagtggttctcaacctgtgggttgcgaccccagcggagGTCGAACGACctaaacacaggggtcgcctaaagccataggaaatacatattttaaaaatgtatgggtcgcaacccataggttgagaaccgctgctctactgCCTGACTTGCTCCAGTCCAGGAAGTGCTAAATCAGCCTCTGTTGCATAGGGGGCTGCTGCATGGAGCTGTCCCAACCACTAAAGGGGTTAGCACCAACAGGGACTGATAGTTCCCTAAATAAGTGACACAAACAGGAGGGCAGGATGGGACCTAAAATGCATTCAGCCTTTGCCCCACTTTGAGTGAGCACACAGCCCTTCCCTCTGTTACCGTCACCTGAAATAGCCCTGTTCGTGGGCAGTGACCACAATCCCAGCGCTAGCCAGAGTCCTTGACTCGACTCTAGAGCTATCCAGGTTGGCATGATGGAGAGCAGCCTGCCCCCCTCTCCAGTTGTTATAATGGGGGGATTCTCACAACCACCCTGCTAGGTCATCCCTGCCTCCATGACTTTCACTTTTAGATGATTAACACCTCTGGGCCAGGGCATAGCTGCAACTCTGGGTGATAAGGGGGACTGAGGCAGGTGAACCAGAGAGAAGTCCCCCATGCCTCTGCAAGGCTGAACCCCCCACTAGGGGCtggggaaaaacaaaaagtaCTCATAAGGGTCTGagatcctctctccctctcttcccaggTCACAGAGGCCCACAGATCCTCCTAGTGTACCTTTCTGATTCAAGGGCTCAGTGCCTCCTCACCTTAAGGCAGGGCAACAAAGCGAGAGTCCCAAGTGACTCCCATTCGCCATCCGCTTTTGCCAGGTGCAGAGCAATGCGTGAGGCCCGTCTTCCTCTGTTCCTCCCCAGTAACTACACTCGAGTTTAGCCAAAAGTCAGAGAAACGATGTTTCTCCACtgtcattgggggggggggggtactagAACCCATCTCCTAAGGTGGTTGGGTACTATTATATATAGGTTAGTGTCTGTATCGAGAGCATATAACAATGCCCGACTGTGCCAGGTGTTACTAAAGAAGAACTTATAGAGCTCCACACCAGACTGAACCTATACAAACACGTGCTGTTCAGACATGCAATTTCAGCTGGGCTTCTTCAGCTTGGCTCAGGTTTGAAGGAAGCACAGGCTCGCATAATAAGAAACAAGCAGGGAGAGAAGCTTTAGGGCCTAAAGTTTAGGCTGTGCAGCGACGTGACAGTATCCGCGAGCTGGGCGGACCCGTGCCCTACACCAAACGGTTTAGGGAAAGTCCCACCAACTCCCCAACATCAGGGCGGGCGGGGAACGAGGCCCAGGCTCATCTCCGAGGCCTCCTGCATTTCCGCCCGCACGGCGCCCACCTCTTCCgggcctctcctcctcttccgcTACCCGGCCGCGAGACCCCACCCGGAGAGCAAAGGGCGCGCGGGTTGCCGTAGGAGACGGATTCCTGCGCCCAAAAGACACACGGGTGCAGCGCTGGGGCTGGCCATGCGTTCGCATGTAGGTCAAGCGTGGGGACCAGCCGTAATAACCACCGCCGCACGCCCTGGGTAACCCCGCACTGCGGACCTCCGTGCAACCACCGCCCACCCTCTTTCACCTTGCGGAAGCAGGCACCGGCTTCCTCCATGACCGCCGCCGTGGCGCGCGCTTTTCGGAGTCCCCCACCTCCAGCCACAGCCACCCCACAGCCCCGCCTCTGCCCCTCCTAATGAGTCTGGAGCGCGTTGCCTCGGCTCCTCGGGCTGGCAGCCCGCGGCTGCACGCGCCCGGCCCTTCGCCCTCATTGGCCAGTGTCGAGTGCTTTCCTCCGCAAAGCTTTCTGGGAGTTGTAGTTTCCGTTGTCTTTCCCGGCGCGCCCTGCGCTTCCTGGATACTGAGGCACAGCGGGGGCTGTGTAGATCACAGCCGGCTGTGAGGGTGTGGTATGTGAGGGCTGGAGCCTGGCATACGCTCGGCCCCCGGACTCCCCGGGCGCAGGCCGCATGCTTGGGAGAGTCCTTGGCCACCCCACCGTCCTGGGGTCTCCCACCTGTAGAACCCACTCAGTTTGCTACTGGTTCTTCAGCTGTCGAAGTCGGACCTGGGGTCGTGCCCTACACGGAGCAGCCCGGCCTCTCTGTCGGCCCCTAGGGATAGGAGCCCCGCGCCCCCTGGCGCACGGTGAGGCCTGGCTCTAGGGGTGCGCGGAGGCAGCTCTACTGGCAGCCCAGGGACATGGAGGAGTTCCGGCGGTCCTACAGCCGGCTGTGTAAGGAGAGTGGGGCTGAGCCCCAGGAGACCGTGCTGCAGCAATTGCACGAGCTGCCATGGGGCCGGATGGACCTGGCTACGCAGAGCCTGACCCTGGACACCTGCAGGGCCCTGGGCAACCTGCTGCAAAAAGAGACACAGCTGACGGAACTGATCCTGAGCGACTGTATGCTGAGCGAGGAAGGTGGGCGCGAGGGCGGCAGGGCCTGGGAGCCCTGGACACCTGAGTCAGGGTTGGCGTCGAGCCCTGTGCCTCAGGGCGGGCTCTCCTCGCTTTGTCTGCTCACTGATCCATTGCCGCACACTCTCAGATCCTCAGTCCTCTATGAAGAACTCCGTCTCGCCTGTCTCCTCTTGGGCTCTGTAGTTCAagcagcagtctttttttttttctcataattttatttattgactcgtgagagaggacagaaaagaaagaacaatatcAATTTATTATTAGACCTttctgtgcactcactggttgatttttgtatgtaccctgacctgggatggaacctgcaaccttggtgtttcgggacaatgctctaaccaactgagctacccgg
This genomic interval carries:
- the CENPX gene encoding centromere protein X isoform X1 yields the protein MRAKGRARAAAGCQPEEPRQRAPDSLGGAEAGLWGGCGWRWGTPKSARHGGGHGGSRCLLPQVSGDALLLMAELLKIFVLAAIRSVQQSQAEDLACVDVNQLEKVLPQLALLCSADGLEGPWCGRSGGHVLY
- the CENPX gene encoding centromere protein X isoform X4 produces the protein MEEAGACFRKELVSKLLHLHFKDDKTKVSGDALLLMAELLKIFVLEAAIRSVQQSQAEDLACVDVNQLEKVLPQLALLCSADGLEGPWCGRSGGHVLY
- the CENPX gene encoding centromere protein X isoform X3 → MRAKGRARAAAGCQPEEPRQRAPDSLGGAEAGLWGGCGWRWGTPKSARHGGGHGGSRCLLPQVSGDALLLMAELLKIFVLAAIRSVQQSQAEDLACVDVNQLEKVLPQLLLDF
- the CENPX gene encoding centromere protein X isoform X2, yielding MRAKGRARAAAGCQPEEPRQRAPDSLGGAEAGLWGGCGWRWGTPKSARHGGGHGGSRCLLPQVSGDALLLMAELLKIFVLEAAIRSVQQSQAEDLACVDVNQLEKVLPQLLLDF
- the CENPX gene encoding centromere protein X isoform X5 codes for the protein MEEAGACFRKELVSKLLHLHFKDDKTKVSGDALLLMAELLKIFVLAAIRSVQQSQAEDLACVDVNQLEKVLPQLALLCSADGLEGPWCGRSGGHVLY